In methanogenic archaeon ISO4-H5, the following are encoded in one genomic region:
- a CDS encoding transcriptional regulator: MTREDMINITRAILARAGFDVSSAINIRSVCFDVVGRRDKTLLIIKILSNVDAFSRENSEEMKIMAEALDANPLIIGETSSSGPLEKGIVYSRFKIPIISNETLAEHLLEEVPPFIFAAPGGLYVKIDSDVLKQLREERGISLGTLAETAGVSRRTIQMYETGMGAMIDAALRLEEFLDVPIVQPLDPFEYKKDDTAAKHEIELGGTTGSQRLDRLLNIGFAVTPIIRGPFEAMSRDNSQNTVVLTGLDTDKTKIIQKALIAAELSNLSKRPSVLIVQKKQTSDNIGSTALVTDDELKKIDDKTTFTDMILSRSTKK; this comes from the coding sequence ATGACAAGGGAGGATATGATCAACATCACCCGCGCCATCCTGGCAAGGGCGGGGTTCGATGTTTCTTCGGCCATCAACATACGCAGCGTATGCTTCGACGTGGTCGGCAGGAGGGATAAGACCCTTCTGATCATCAAGATCCTCTCTAACGTCGATGCTTTCTCCAGAGAGAACTCCGAAGAGATGAAGATTATGGCGGAAGCACTGGACGCCAACCCTCTGATCATCGGAGAGACCTCCAGTTCCGGACCTCTCGAAAAGGGCATCGTCTATTCCAGGTTCAAGATCCCCATCATCTCCAACGAGACCCTGGCGGAACATCTGCTGGAAGAGGTGCCCCCATTCATCTTCGCCGCTCCCGGAGGACTCTACGTCAAAATCGACAGCGATGTCCTGAAGCAGCTCCGCGAGGAACGCGGCATCAGCCTCGGTACCCTGGCGGAGACCGCCGGCGTGTCCAGGAGGACCATTCAGATGTATGAAACAGGTATGGGTGCCATGATCGATGCCGCCCTCCGCCTTGAAGAGTTCCTGGATGTCCCCATAGTTCAGCCCCTCGATCCGTTCGAGTACAAGAAGGACGATACCGCGGCCAAGCACGAGATCGAACTCGGAGGCACCACCGGCTCCCAGAGGCTGGATCGTCTGCTCAACATCGGATTCGCGGTCACTCCCATCATCAGAGGCCCGTTCGAGGCAATGTCCAGGGACAATTCGCAGAATACCGTGGTCCTGACCGGCCTGGATACCGACAAGACGAAGATCATCCAGAAGGCGCTCATCGCCGCAGAGCTCTCCAACCTATCGAAGAGACCCTCGGTGCTCATCGTTCAGAAGAAACAGACCTCGGACAACATCGGTTCCACCGCACTGGTCACCGATGACGAACTCAAGAAGATCGACGACAAGACTACCTTCACCGATATGATCCTCTCCCGGAGCACCAAGAAATGA
- a CDS encoding CAAX amino terminal protease family protein yields MDDCEMCQMWRERGAKYCSHCGKYLGDMTPVKKNDTGLLHLLVLLTVTIVVFVVVNNLVYCIVNFGGIADDISNLRISVYIPYGIDDLVLTRVGGSALIAVFAADLVIIGLCLAYALYSFYRGYENEKATGNRDCTEKTGLTGCSSILAVSLLLSIIYLMATAATNNTPSTDWMSDFTRFEMVFLLTRAGVIEELMYRVLWIGLPMMIIVLVVVRDKRCWQYLLGGFGMSKAAFILIVVSSVLFGLAHFDGWGWSKVPDAALGGLLFAYIYVQYGLYASILAHCANDVLTTVTYTVGAGVESMALLGFLGLGFVTIIYWFLKPNMDAVDIRKMKNFPDKLEVNLLDQWKRY; encoded by the coding sequence ATGGATGACTGCGAGATGTGCCAGATGTGGCGCGAGAGGGGTGCGAAGTACTGTTCTCACTGCGGGAAATACCTGGGGGATATGACGCCTGTCAAGAAGAACGATACGGGCCTACTTCATCTCCTGGTTCTCCTGACTGTTACCATCGTGGTATTCGTCGTGGTCAACAATCTGGTCTACTGCATTGTGAATTTCGGAGGGATTGCGGACGATATCTCGAACCTCAGAATATCCGTCTATATCCCGTACGGAATCGACGATCTGGTCCTTACCCGCGTCGGAGGTTCTGCCCTCATAGCTGTATTCGCTGCGGATCTGGTGATCATCGGACTGTGTCTGGCATATGCGCTCTACTCATTCTACAGAGGATATGAGAACGAGAAAGCGACCGGCAATCGGGACTGCACTGAGAAGACGGGTCTCACCGGATGCTCCAGCATTCTTGCCGTTTCCCTTCTCCTCAGCATTATCTATCTCATGGCCACAGCTGCAACCAACAACACTCCTAGTACGGATTGGATGTCTGACTTCACACGCTTCGAGATGGTCTTCCTGCTTACCAGGGCAGGAGTCATCGAGGAACTCATGTACAGGGTGCTGTGGATCGGACTCCCCATGATGATTATCGTATTGGTTGTCGTCAGGGACAAACGCTGCTGGCAATACCTCCTGGGAGGATTCGGCATGAGCAAGGCCGCATTCATCCTCATCGTCGTGTCATCCGTACTCTTCGGCCTCGCACACTTCGACGGATGGGGCTGGAGCAAGGTCCCCGATGCAGCCCTGGGCGGCCTTCTTTTCGCTTACATCTACGTCCAATACGGACTGTATGCTTCCATCCTGGCACATTGCGCAAACGACGTCCTCACGACCGTCACCTATACGGTCGGAGCAGGGGTTGAGAGCATGGCTCTCCTGGGTTTCCTCGGCCTCGGGTTCGTCACCATCATCTACTGGTTCCTGAAGCCGAACATGGATGCTGTTGACATCAGGAAAATGAAGAACTTCCCGGATAAACTGGAGGTCAACCTCCTGGACCAGTGGAAGCGTTACTGA
- a CDS encoding sugar phosphate isomerase/epimerase, whose protein sequence is MNVIGVSCPEFSKTSFDEMLDAISSHFRHWEIFSELNHYGPLVAEKYAQLIQSSDLTFSLHTGIADINVASSNELIRRASVENLLAEMDSARRLGIDTVTIHPGIINLAVYDTREISLESANRSMKELDRAASELGLHACIENMPNFPVMLGIQAEELSSIIDGTDLSVCFDIGHANTSGQIDAMIDLFGDRIRNIHIHDNLGDRDAHLTIGDGNVDFSHILKRLSGYSHRYIIECKSLESGIESQTRLRSMLSQ, encoded by the coding sequence ATGAATGTGATCGGTGTATCCTGTCCGGAGTTCTCCAAGACCTCCTTTGACGAGATGCTCGATGCGATATCCTCCCATTTCAGGCATTGGGAGATCTTCTCGGAGCTCAATCATTACGGGCCCCTCGTGGCGGAAAAATACGCACAGCTCATACAGTCATCGGATCTTACGTTCTCGCTGCATACCGGCATCGCCGATATCAACGTCGCATCCTCCAACGAGCTCATCCGCAGGGCCTCGGTGGAAAACCTCCTTGCGGAGATGGATTCCGCCCGCAGACTCGGCATCGATACGGTTACCATCCATCCCGGCATCATCAATCTCGCTGTTTACGATACCCGTGAGATTTCCTTGGAATCCGCCAACCGTTCCATGAAGGAGCTTGACAGGGCCGCATCCGAACTCGGATTGCATGCATGTATCGAGAACATGCCCAACTTTCCCGTGATGCTGGGTATTCAGGCCGAGGAGCTTTCATCCATCATAGACGGAACCGATCTCAGCGTCTGTTTCGACATCGGACATGCCAACACTTCGGGGCAGATCGATGCCATGATCGACCTGTTCGGAGACAGGATCCGCAATATACACATCCATGATAATCTCGGCGACAGGGATGCCCATCTCACGATTGGTGACGGGAACGTCGATTTCTCTCACATACTCAAACGTCTGTCCGGATATTCCCACAGATACATCATCGAGTGCAAATCACTCGAATCCGGTATAGAATCGCAGACCCGCCTCAGATCGATGCTGAGTCAGTAA
- a CDS encoding DNA polymerase II small subunit DP1 PolD1 produces the protein MRDEVLTAAARKNLFLAPEALEIIDSNGYSMDFVNTLLNSLSKNAFLVTKQDVLDFLNGDKGLFTPEKVIKPRIKRDLDLKIVPGSDITGQSTCVGTIEDFTNYFRSRYNILKKILVNRKDFGFASTIEAARRHTRDVKIVGMVYDKKITQKNGHTILEIEDETGVCSVFISKDSPLANEIFVNDEVIGVAGKFAEKSKLFIANEIYRPDVPKNHAWAPSDSSSSIAFLSDIHIGSKEFLTSSWEKMIAWLRSNAQEQEINYLVLPGDVVDGIGAYPDQEKDLEILDIYKQYEALAEYLKEIPDHMKVVLHPGNHDACRLAEPQPALNEMYTKTFDSSIYMTGNPINLEVEGRFVTSYHGKSIDDWIAGVRGMTYDDPIRVMKEMVIRRHMAPMYGARNALAPEKKDYLALEHLPDIFVSGHVHGAGGMDYKGVKIINASTWQAQTDYQKQHNFNPNPGVMPIVHLGTGKVTMMEFAKDV, from the coding sequence ATGCGTGACGAGGTGTTGACTGCCGCGGCAAGGAAGAACCTTTTCCTTGCTCCCGAAGCCCTGGAGATCATAGACTCCAACGGGTATTCGATGGATTTCGTCAACACTCTCCTCAATTCTCTCTCAAAGAACGCCTTCCTGGTCACCAAACAGGATGTGCTGGATTTCCTGAACGGCGACAAGGGATTGTTCACTCCCGAGAAGGTTATCAAGCCCAGGATCAAGAGGGATCTCGACCTGAAGATCGTTCCCGGCTCGGATATCACCGGTCAGAGTACCTGCGTAGGTACCATCGAGGACTTCACCAACTATTTCAGGAGCAGATACAACATCCTGAAGAAGATCCTCGTCAACAGAAAGGACTTCGGGTTCGCCAGCACCATAGAGGCCGCCCGGCGCCACACCCGCGACGTCAAAATCGTCGGTATGGTCTACGACAAGAAGATCACACAGAAGAACGGACACACCATCCTGGAGATCGAGGACGAGACCGGCGTCTGCAGCGTATTCATCAGCAAAGATTCTCCCCTGGCCAACGAGATATTCGTCAACGACGAGGTCATCGGTGTGGCCGGTAAATTCGCGGAGAAGAGCAAGCTGTTCATCGCCAACGAGATCTACCGCCCCGACGTACCGAAGAACCACGCCTGGGCACCCAGCGACAGCAGTTCCAGCATCGCATTCCTATCAGACATCCACATCGGAAGCAAGGAGTTCCTGACCTCCAGCTGGGAGAAGATGATCGCTTGGCTGAGATCCAATGCCCAGGAACAGGAGATCAACTACCTGGTGCTTCCCGGCGATGTGGTGGACGGAATCGGTGCCTACCCCGACCAGGAGAAGGACCTTGAGATTCTAGACATCTACAAACAGTACGAGGCCCTGGCGGAATATCTCAAGGAGATCCCCGATCACATGAAGGTGGTGCTTCACCCCGGCAACCACGATGCCTGCAGGCTCGCGGAACCACAACCCGCCCTCAATGAGATGTACACCAAAACCTTCGATTCCAGCATCTACATGACCGGCAACCCCATCAACCTCGAGGTCGAGGGCAGGTTCGTCACTTCCTATCACGGAAAGAGCATCGACGACTGGATTGCGGGTGTCAGGGGTATGACCTACGACGATCCCATCAGAGTCATGAAGGAGATGGTCATCAGGAGGCACATGGCCCCGATGTACGGCGCCAGGAACGCTCTCGCACCCGAGAAAAAGGACTATCTGGCACTTGAGCATCTGCCCGACATATTCGTATCCGGACACGTCCACGGAGCGGGCGGAATGGATTACAAGGGCGTGAAGATCATCAACGCCTCCACGTGGCAGGCACAGACCGATTATCAGAAGCAGCACAACTTCAATCCCAACCCCGGTGTGATGCCGATCGTCCATCTCGGTACCGGCAAGGTCACCATGATGGAATTCGCCAAGGACGTCTGA
- a CDS encoding Archaeal/vacuolar-type H+-ATPase subunit D: MAARDVTPTRSVLLDLKRRIKLSQSGHKILKMKRDGLILEFFEIMEKARQMRVGVASDFQLAMKKITIAKVVDGELAVKSAAYALKSHPEVDLSSKSIMGLMVPRVEANNIHTNLLQKGYGVIETSAYIEDAAAAFEKLLITLIRAAEIETAMKKLLDEIEKTKRRVNALEFKIIPEFKESERFVKFRLEEMSREETTRLKHLKKKGASTE; the protein is encoded by the coding sequence ATGGCAGCCCGCGATGTCACCCCGACCCGTTCTGTGCTTCTCGACCTCAAAAGGAGGATCAAGCTGTCCCAGTCCGGACACAAGATCCTCAAGATGAAGAGGGACGGACTCATCCTTGAGTTCTTCGAGATCATGGAGAAGGCGAGGCAGATGCGTGTCGGTGTTGCTTCGGACTTCCAGCTCGCAATGAAGAAGATCACCATTGCGAAGGTCGTTGACGGAGAGCTTGCGGTCAAGAGTGCTGCATACGCACTCAAGTCGCACCCTGAAGTCGACCTCAGCAGCAAATCCATCATGGGACTCATGGTCCCCAGGGTTGAGGCAAACAACATCCACACCAACCTTCTCCAGAAGGGATACGGTGTGATCGAGACCTCCGCCTACATCGAGGATGCCGCAGCGGCGTTTGAGAAGCTTCTCATCACCCTGATCCGTGCAGCCGAGATCGAGACCGCCATGAAGAAACTGCTGGATGAGATCGAGAAGACCAAGAGGCGTGTAAACGCACTGGAATTCAAGATCATCCCCGAGTTCAAAGAATCGGAGAGGTTCGTCAAATTCCGTCTCGAAGAGATGTCCAGAGAGGAAACGACCCGTCTGAAACACCTCAAGAAGAAAGGAGCGTCAACCGAGTGA
- a CDS encoding Archaeal/vacuolar-type H+-ATPase subunit B has protein sequence MEAVSKEYKTIQNIQGPLVFVKTEEPVGYKELVKVRLSDGSFKNGEVLDSANGMVVIQIFEGTTGIDRSASVRFLGDTMKMPVSKDMLGRVLSGSAKPLDGGAEIVPDKMLDIAGAAINPWARDSPADFIETGISTIDGMNTLVRGQKLPIFSASGLPHNDIALQIARQAKVRGENEEFAVVFIALGITNEEKQKFMSEFERTGALKNAVVFLNLADDPAVERIATPRLGLTTAEYMAFELGMQVLVIMTDITNYCEALRQVGAAREEVPGRRGYPGYMYTDLAQLYERAGKIKGKAGSITQIPILTMPGADITHPIPDLSGYITEGQIVLTMDLHRNGIYPPVNVSSSLSRLMNNGIGEGKTREDHKAVSDQLYASYAEGKDLRGLVAIVGKDSLSAKDRKLLDFADLFEDRVVRQGLYEDRSIEKTLDIAWEILAELDIDQLTRIKKSLIQTYLPKKE, from the coding sequence ATGGAAGCAGTATCCAAAGAGTACAAAACAATCCAGAACATCCAGGGACCTCTCGTCTTCGTGAAGACCGAGGAGCCCGTAGGATACAAAGAGCTCGTTAAGGTAAGGCTTTCCGACGGAAGCTTCAAGAACGGAGAGGTTCTCGATTCCGCCAACGGAATGGTCGTCATCCAGATCTTCGAGGGAACCACCGGAATCGACAGGTCCGCTTCCGTCCGCTTCCTCGGCGACACCATGAAGATGCCCGTCTCCAAGGACATGCTCGGAAGGGTCCTCTCCGGATCCGCCAAGCCCCTCGACGGAGGCGCAGAGATCGTACCCGACAAGATGCTCGACATCGCAGGAGCAGCTATCAACCCTTGGGCAAGGGACTCCCCCGCCGACTTCATCGAGACCGGTATCTCGACCATCGACGGAATGAACACCCTCGTCCGCGGTCAGAAGCTCCCTATCTTCTCCGCATCCGGTCTTCCCCACAACGATATTGCACTGCAGATCGCAAGGCAGGCCAAAGTCCGCGGAGAGAACGAGGAATTCGCTGTCGTGTTCATCGCTCTCGGTATCACCAACGAAGAGAAGCAGAAGTTCATGTCCGAGTTCGAGAGGACCGGCGCTCTGAAGAACGCTGTCGTCTTCCTGAACCTTGCCGACGACCCTGCTGTCGAGCGTATCGCCACTCCCCGTCTGGGACTTACCACCGCGGAGTACATGGCATTCGAGCTCGGAATGCAGGTTCTCGTCATCATGACCGACATCACCAACTACTGTGAGGCACTGCGTCAGGTCGGAGCAGCTCGTGAAGAGGTGCCCGGAAGGCGTGGCTACCCCGGTTACATGTACACCGACCTTGCACAGCTCTACGAGCGTGCAGGTAAGATCAAGGGCAAGGCAGGATCCATCACTCAGATCCCCATCCTCACCATGCCCGGTGCGGATATCACTCACCCCATCCCCGATCTTTCCGGATACATCACCGAGGGTCAGATCGTTCTTACGATGGACCTCCACAGGAACGGTATCTACCCCCCTGTCAACGTGTCCAGCTCCCTGTCCAGGTTGATGAACAACGGTATCGGTGAGGGCAAGACCCGTGAGGACCACAAGGCCGTTTCTGACCAGCTGTACGCCTCGTACGCAGAAGGAAAGGACCTCCGTGGACTGGTCGCAATCGTCGGAAAGGACTCTCTGTCCGCCAAGGACAGGAAGCTGCTTGACTTCGCAGATCTCTTCGAGGACCGTGTCGTCCGCCAGGGACTCTACGAGGACCGTTCCATCGAGAAAACTCTCGACATCGCATGGGAAATCCTCGCCGAGCTCGACATCGACCAGCTCACCAGGATCAAGAAGTCGCTCATCCAGACCTACCTTCCCAAGAAGGAGTGA
- a CDS encoding Archaeal/vacuolar-type H+-ATPase subunit A, which translates to MSTEGVIYRVAGPVVTATGISPRMYDVVHVGNEKLMGEVIKIVGDYSIIQVYEDTTGIKPGEPVTNSGLPLAVELGPGLLTSVYDGIQRPLPVLREMTGDFIGRGATAPGLSRETKWDFVPAVAVGDEVSAGSVIGTVQEGPMVHKIMLPPNAQKGKVEEIKEGAFTVEEPVVKVDGVEYPMMQKWPVRQPRPVIEKYSPDVPLVTGLRVLDTMFPLAKGGAAAIPGAFGTGKTVTQQSLAKYSDADIVVYIGCGERGNEMTEVLTEFPALEDPRTGESLMKRTVLIANTSNMPVAAREASVYTGMTIAEYFRDMGYNVALMADSTSRWAEAMREISSRLEEMPGEEGYPAYLSGRLSEFYERACRGKSLCGADGSISVIGAVSPPGGDLSEPVTQNTLRIVRVFWALDTKLRERRHFPTINWLTSYTMYDAQLGAWFKSNVAENFPELKTWAMKVLQKEAELQEVVQMVGSDSLPDEQKIILEVAKMIREIFLQQNAYDPVDCFCPLNRQYKMLSLIKKYSDLADKALEGGVQVDKIAYLPVRQKFQQAKYEKDVDAELDAVEKDMDEQFSKLEA; encoded by the coding sequence ATGAGCACTGAAGGTGTAATTTACAGGGTCGCTGGACCTGTCGTAACCGCCACCGGTATCTCCCCCAGGATGTACGATGTCGTACATGTTGGAAATGAGAAACTGATGGGAGAGGTTATCAAAATCGTCGGCGACTATTCTATCATCCAGGTTTACGAGGATACCACCGGAATCAAACCCGGAGAGCCCGTCACTAACAGCGGACTCCCCCTTGCCGTTGAACTCGGTCCCGGACTCCTGACCTCCGTTTACGACGGAATTCAGAGGCCTCTCCCTGTCCTCAGGGAAATGACCGGAGACTTCATCGGCCGTGGTGCCACCGCACCTGGACTCAGCAGGGAAACCAAATGGGACTTCGTCCCCGCCGTCGCGGTCGGAGATGAGGTTTCTGCAGGATCCGTCATCGGAACCGTGCAGGAAGGACCCATGGTCCACAAGATCATGCTTCCCCCCAACGCACAGAAGGGAAAGGTCGAGGAGATCAAGGAAGGAGCTTTCACCGTGGAAGAGCCCGTCGTCAAAGTCGATGGCGTCGAGTACCCCATGATGCAGAAATGGCCCGTCCGTCAGCCCAGGCCTGTCATCGAGAAATACAGCCCCGATGTACCTCTGGTCACCGGACTCCGTGTCCTCGATACCATGTTCCCCCTCGCAAAGGGAGGAGCAGCAGCAATCCCCGGTGCATTCGGTACCGGAAAGACCGTTACCCAGCAGTCCCTCGCAAAGTACTCCGACGCAGACATCGTCGTCTACATCGGATGCGGAGAGCGTGGAAACGAGATGACCGAGGTTCTTACCGAGTTCCCCGCACTGGAGGACCCCAGGACCGGAGAGTCCCTCATGAAGAGGACCGTCCTCATCGCCAACACCTCCAACATGCCTGTCGCTGCTCGTGAGGCATCCGTCTACACCGGAATGACCATCGCCGAGTACTTCAGGGACATGGGTTACAACGTCGCACTCATGGCAGACTCCACCTCCAGGTGGGCCGAGGCAATGAGGGAGATCTCCTCCAGGCTCGAAGAGATGCCCGGAGAGGAAGGATACCCCGCATACCTGTCCGGTAGGCTGTCCGAGTTCTACGAGCGTGCATGCCGTGGAAAGTCCCTCTGCGGAGCGGACGGATCCATCTCCGTTATCGGAGCTGTTTCGCCTCCTGGAGGAGACCTTTCCGAGCCTGTCACTCAGAACACCCTGCGTATCGTCCGTGTCTTCTGGGCACTGGATACCAAACTCAGGGAGAGGCGTCACTTCCCCACCATCAACTGGCTGACCTCCTACACCATGTACGATGCACAGCTGGGAGCATGGTTCAAGTCCAACGTCGCAGAGAACTTCCCCGAGCTCAAGACCTGGGCAATGAAAGTTCTCCAGAAAGAGGCTGAGCTTCAGGAAGTCGTTCAGATGGTCGGTTCCGACTCTCTGCCCGACGAGCAGAAGATCATCCTCGAGGTCGCCAAGATGATCCGTGAGATCTTCCTGCAGCAGAACGCATACGACCCCGTCGACTGTTTCTGCCCCCTCAACAGGCAGTACAAGATGCTCTCCCTCATCAAGAAATACTCTGATCTCGCAGACAAGGCCCTCGAGGGCGGTGTACAGGTCGACAAGATCGCATACCTCCCTGTAAGGCAGAAGTTCCAGCAGGCAAAGTATGAGAAAGATGTCGATGCAGAGCTCGATGCAGTCGAGAAGGACATGGACGAGCAGTTCTCTAAACTGGAGGCTTGA
- a CDS encoding Archaeal/vacuolar-type H+-ATPase subunit F, with protein MEIAVIGSDEFTLGFRLAGVKTVFIADQTNYQEKMQEAISDANVGILAVNADDLQYLSAHFKTKVMDLIQPVVVPVGGDQSDLREKVKKVIGVDLFKTEDE; from the coding sequence ATGGAGATAGCAGTAATCGGCAGCGATGAATTCACTCTCGGCTTCCGCCTCGCAGGTGTGAAGACCGTCTTCATCGCAGACCAGACAAACTACCAGGAAAAGATGCAGGAAGCGATTTCCGATGCCAATGTCGGAATCCTTGCGGTAAACGCAGACGACCTGCAGTATCTGTCCGCCCACTTCAAGACGAAGGTCATGGACCTCATCCAGCCTGTCGTCGTACCCGTCGGCGGAGACCAGAGCGACCTTCGTGAGAAGGTCAAGAAAGTCATTGGCGTTGACTTGTTTAAGACAGAGGATGAATGA
- a CDS encoding Archaeal/vacuolar-type H+-ATPase subunit C: MFKHSGTGNYAYMSARVKAKQSKLLKEEDYNKMLMMSVPEISHFISEAGYSKEMNDLAVRHSGIELLEYATYMNMSKQFRSILESANGELKDMVAAYLTKWDFENLKVVLRGKNYGLTLETMREDLVIAGSLKEDDLEKLLSAPSIEEALVIFKSKTGLSVSDEAIRAYKEDKILTKIEDEITKGYYKHVLDSISGKDRATNIFRNYIKYVIDLKNVETIMKLKMENLGGEEAAEFFIPGGYQLNQKIYAQATAAPTMEAAFNELQSLKIFEELKTVLSQTPTISLLVLSMERMRLQMAIQVAHMYPLSVIPVVVYMIMKEDEVKKIRTVAHGVDSGLDRDSIKNLLVI, from the coding sequence ATGTTCAAGCACAGCGGAACAGGTAACTACGCATACATGTCTGCGAGGGTTAAGGCTAAGCAGTCTAAACTCCTCAAGGAAGAGGACTACAACAAAATGTTGATGATGTCCGTTCCTGAGATCTCGCACTTCATCAGCGAAGCCGGTTACTCCAAGGAGATGAACGACCTTGCGGTCAGGCACTCCGGAATCGAGCTTCTCGAGTATGCTACCTACATGAACATGTCCAAGCAGTTCCGCAGTATCCTGGAATCAGCAAACGGTGAGCTCAAAGACATGGTCGCCGCCTACCTTACCAAGTGGGACTTTGAGAACCTCAAAGTCGTGCTCCGCGGTAAGAACTACGGACTCACTCTCGAAACGATGAGGGAGGACCTTGTCATCGCCGGTTCCCTGAAGGAGGACGACCTGGAGAAACTCCTGTCGGCACCCTCCATCGAGGAAGCACTGGTCATCTTCAAGAGCAAGACTGGACTGTCCGTTTCCGACGAGGCCATCCGCGCCTACAAGGAGGACAAGATCCTGACCAAGATTGAAGATGAAATCACCAAGGGCTACTACAAGCACGTCCTCGATTCCATTTCCGGTAAGGACAGGGCTACGAACATCTTCCGTAACTACATCAAATACGTGATTGATCTCAAGAACGTCGAGACCATCATGAAACTCAAGATGGAGAACCTCGGAGGAGAAGAGGCAGCCGAATTCTTCATTCCGGGAGGATACCAGCTCAATCAGAAGATCTACGCGCAGGCAACCGCCGCGCCCACCATGGAGGCCGCTTTCAACGAGCTGCAGTCCCTGAAGATCTTCGAGGAACTGAAGACGGTGCTCTCTCAGACCCCCACCATCTCGCTTCTCGTTCTTTCCATGGAGAGGATGAGGCTTCAGATGGCAATCCAGGTCGCACACATGTATCCCCTTTCCGTCATCCCCGTCGTGGTCTACATGATCATGAAGGAAGATGAAGTTAAGAAAATCAGGACCGTGGCACACGGTGTCGACAGCGGTCTTGACAGGGACTCAATCAAGAATCTGTTGGTGATCTGA
- a CDS encoding Archaeal/vacuolar-type H+-ATPase subunit E codes for MALDSVTKEIQAAAATEVARIQKEQAEEIAAINAKVDAEIAEVKQREDKRVAETKETLARQVSSSADLESKKLVLSKKKEILTDAFESALKQIESVPADKKLAYYKAMVASAKTIIPEPKAIMSEKDNFSAADLGVKSVEKSASVRSGLLLQSEDGKVEVDMQFEVLLQNIWDSNLKQLSDILFG; via the coding sequence TTGGCACTAGACAGCGTAACCAAGGAAATCCAGGCAGCGGCCGCAACCGAGGTCGCCCGCATCCAGAAGGAGCAGGCGGAGGAGATTGCAGCAATCAACGCTAAGGTCGATGCCGAGATTGCCGAAGTGAAGCAGAGAGAGGACAAGAGGGTCGCAGAGACAAAGGAGACCCTCGCACGCCAGGTCAGCTCCAGTGCAGACCTGGAGAGCAAAAAGCTGGTCCTGTCCAAGAAGAAGGAGATCCTCACCGACGCCTTCGAGTCTGCCCTCAAGCAGATCGAGAGTGTGCCCGCCGACAAGAAGCTGGCATATTACAAGGCAATGGTAGCATCCGCCAAGACCATCATCCCCGAGCCCAAGGCCATCATGTCCGAGAAGGATAACTTCTCCGCAGCTGACCTCGGTGTGAAGTCCGTCGAGAAGAGCGCAAGCGTCCGCTCCGGACTTCTCCTCCAGAGCGAGGACGGAAAGGTCGAGGTAGACATGCAGTTCGAGGTGCTTCTCCAGAACATCTGGGACAGCAACCTGAAACAGCTATCCGACATCCTATTTGGGTGA
- a CDS encoding Archaeal/vacuolar-type H+-ATPase subunit K has product MAAAEAAGMIAIGAGLAVGLAGLGSGIAEKDIGAAAVGAITENPSLFGRAMIFTVLPETIVIFGLVIAIMAIFVM; this is encoded by the coding sequence ATGGCAGCAGCAGAAGCAGCAGGAATGATCGCAATCGGAGCAGGACTCGCAGTCGGACTCGCAGGACTCGGATCTGGAATCGCGGAGAAAGACATCGGTGCAGCAGCAGTCGGTGCAATCACTGAGAACCCCTCCCTCTTCGGAAGGGCCATGATCTTCACCGTTCTCCCTGAAACCATCGTCATCTTCGGTCTCGTTATCGCTATCATGGCAATCTTCGTTATGTGA